In Cloacibacterium caeni, a single window of DNA contains:
- a CDS encoding helix-hairpin-helix domain-containing protein, with protein MKPKLPFEIRKKQFYALSLLGIFIVIFQLSYLVYKGKQETKFPEIHFTNSNEPQLFLTEFDPNQLNEKQWENLGFTAKQVKTILKYKEIVGGNFTSKEQLKKCYSISEEKFAELEPYILLPENNSKNSQKNFTKFEHKELQMKGKFNPDQYSQKDWEKLGFSEKQAAAIIKYKQYLGGSFVSKEKFKECFIISPENYQKLSPFLLLPEKTPENFERKYQNIASEKPKIQYFEFDPNTLDTNGWQKLGFSEKQAIVIVNYRERNLKGSFKSLEDIKKCFVISEEKFNELKPYIKLNFTQKTSENTAQNLPEKAKIATDFSKTDLNKITFQQLIEFGFDEKSAASFIGFRNKLGGFVKSSQILETYNIDKNLAEKLINISPLNNMNVLKFSLLDAPEDWLKNHPYFRYYANKIIYYRISFPKESTIFEKMKAKPEDEAKMRLYLK; from the coding sequence CAAAATTCCCTGAAATTCATTTTACAAATAGCAATGAACCTCAACTATTTCTGACTGAATTTGACCCAAATCAGCTCAATGAAAAACAATGGGAAAACTTAGGTTTTACTGCCAAACAAGTGAAAACCATTTTAAAATATAAAGAAATTGTTGGCGGAAATTTCACTTCTAAAGAACAACTGAAAAAATGCTATTCTATCTCCGAAGAAAAGTTTGCAGAACTAGAACCCTACATTCTTTTACCCGAAAATAATTCTAAAAATTCGCAGAAAAATTTTACAAAATTTGAGCATAAAGAGCTCCAAATGAAAGGTAAATTCAATCCAGACCAATATTCTCAAAAAGATTGGGAAAAATTAGGTTTTTCGGAGAAACAAGCTGCTGCGATCATTAAATACAAGCAATATTTAGGCGGAAGTTTTGTGAGTAAAGAAAAATTTAAAGAATGTTTCATCATCAGTCCAGAAAATTACCAAAAACTCTCTCCTTTCTTGCTTCTTCCAGAAAAAACACCCGAAAATTTTGAAAGAAAATACCAAAATATAGCTTCCGAAAAACCGAAAATTCAATATTTCGAATTTGACCCAAACACTTTAGATACAAATGGTTGGCAAAAATTGGGTTTTAGCGAAAAACAAGCTATTGTAATTGTAAATTATAGAGAACGCAATCTGAAAGGCAGCTTCAAATCATTAGAAGATATTAAAAAATGCTTTGTGATTTCAGAAGAGAAATTTAATGAATTGAAACCTTATATTAAATTGAATTTCACTCAAAAAACTTCAGAAAATACAGCACAAAACCTTCCTGAAAAGGCTAAAATAGCTACTGATTTTAGCAAAACAGATTTGAATAAAATAACGTTTCAGCAACTTATAGAATTTGGTTTCGACGAAAAATCTGCTGCAAGTTTCATTGGTTTTAGAAATAAACTGGGTGGTTTTGTGAAAAGCAGTCAGATTTTAGAAACATATAATATTGACAAAAATTTAGCGGAGAAACTTATTAATATCTCTCCGCTAAATAATATGAATGTTCTAAAGTTTAGTTTATTAGATGCTCCCGAAGATTGGTTGAAAAACCATCCTTATTTCAGATATTATGCCAATAAAATCATCTATTACAGAATTAGTTTCCCGAAAGAATCTACCATTTTTGAAAAAATGAAAGCAAAACCCGAAGATGAAGCTAAAATGCGATTATACCTGAAATAG